From the Selenomonas timonae genome, one window contains:
- a CDS encoding precorrin-8X methylmutase, with translation MDFIKEPMAIENRSMELIAPYLEGLHLDERETKLYSRLIHASGDVGYAPITRVHPEAIDRAIEALKAGAHIYTDVEMVRTGINKKKLASFGGEVHCLVADPEVAVRAKEEGITRSMVAMRQFGKALDGSIVAIGNAPTALFEVLRLVREEGIRPACIVGIPVGFVGAAESKAALASHGIVPYITVEGTKGGSPIAAAAINALMYLIDNTRP, from the coding sequence ATGGATTTTATCAAGGAGCCAATGGCGATTGAAAACCGCAGCATGGAGCTGATTGCCCCCTATCTGGAGGGACTTCATCTGGATGAGCGCGAGACGAAGCTCTATTCGCGCCTGATTCACGCATCGGGCGATGTCGGCTATGCGCCGATCACGCGCGTGCATCCCGAGGCGATTGACCGTGCCATCGAGGCACTGAAGGCGGGTGCGCACATCTATACGGATGTCGAGATGGTGCGCACGGGCATCAACAAGAAGAAGCTCGCCTCCTTCGGGGGTGAGGTGCACTGTTTGGTTGCCGATCCAGAGGTTGCCGTCCGTGCGAAGGAAGAGGGCATTACGCGCTCGATGGTTGCCATGCGCCAGTTCGGCAAGGCGCTCGACGGCAGTATTGTCGCTATCGGCAACGCGCCTACGGCACTCTTTGAGGTGCTGCGCCTCGTGCGTGAGGAGGGTATCCGTCCCGCCTGCATCGTGGGCATTCCCGTCGGCTTTGTGGGCGCGGCAGAGTCCAAGGCGGCGCTTGCATCACACGGCATCGTTCCCTATATCACCGTCGAGGGCACGAAGGGCGGCAGCCCGATTGCTGCTGCGGCGATCAACGCGCTCATGTATCTCATTGACAACACGCGTCCCTAA
- the cobK gene encoding precorrin-6A reductase produces MIFTAAGTQDGREIVRRLCVAGYDVAASVVSSYGQQLLAEQRESGSGRLLINDTPLDEDGLRAFFTEHGVHVFVDATHPYAVNVSRNAMTACAAAGIPYIRFERDLTDISYENVHLVHSYEEASEVAARFGKNIFLTTGSRNLERFVKAEPLTDCTLIARVLPTAEVIALCEGLGLTPAQIIAMQGPFSRELNRSMYEKYGADVIITKNSGTIGGTDAKFQAAADLNLPVVVIDRPVLSYPHLAHSYEEIKAFVDSVSES; encoded by the coding sequence TTGATATTCACGGCAGCAGGCACACAGGACGGACGTGAGATTGTGCGCCGCCTCTGTGTAGCGGGATATGACGTGGCGGCGTCGGTGGTCAGCTCCTACGGGCAGCAGCTCCTCGCAGAACAGCGGGAGAGCGGCAGCGGTCGCCTCCTCATCAATGACACACCACTCGACGAGGATGGCCTGCGCGCATTTTTCACAGAGCACGGCGTGCACGTCTTCGTCGACGCGACCCATCCCTACGCCGTCAATGTTTCGCGCAACGCCATGACGGCGTGCGCTGCGGCAGGGATTCCCTACATCCGCTTTGAGCGCGACCTCACGGACATTTCGTATGAGAATGTGCATCTCGTGCACTCCTATGAGGAGGCATCAGAGGTCGCGGCACGCTTCGGGAAAAATATTTTTTTGACGACGGGCAGCCGCAATCTGGAGCGCTTTGTAAAGGCGGAGCCACTTACGGACTGTACTCTCATTGCACGCGTTCTGCCGACGGCGGAGGTCATTGCGCTCTGTGAGGGGCTCGGGCTGACGCCGGCGCAGATCATTGCGATGCAGGGACCATTCTCGCGCGAACTGAACCGCAGTATGTACGAGAAATACGGAGCGGATGTCATCATCACGAAGAACAGCGGGACGATTGGCGGAACGGATGCCAAATTCCAGGCGGCGGCGGATCTCAATCTGCCCGTCGTCGTGATTGACCGTCCCGTGCTTTCCTATCCACATTTGGCACACAGCTATGAAGAAATAAAGGCATTTGTCGATTCGGTCAGCGAATCGTAG
- the cobJ gene encoding precorrin-3B C(17)-methyltransferase — MGKISVVGIGPGSLDDMTYRARRTIEEATTVVGYKRYVDLIAELVEGKKVLDTGMTQEIDRCRAALKEASAGETVVVISSGDAGIYGMAGLVLELLVKMDEAERPEFGGVIPGVSAMSAAAGLLGAPIMHDFVVISLSDLLTPWEIIQERAELAAKGDFVTALYNPRSNKRVGQINAVQEIFLRHRAPETPVGIVTGASRANESTLISTLGVFTKEDINMFSLVIIGNSKTRTVGDWMITPRGYQKREPGL, encoded by the coding sequence ATGGGAAAAATAAGTGTTGTGGGCATCGGCCCCGGCAGTCTGGACGATATGACCTACCGCGCGCGGCGTACGATTGAAGAAGCAACGACGGTCGTCGGCTACAAGCGCTATGTGGATCTCATTGCGGAGCTGGTCGAAGGGAAAAAGGTACTCGATACGGGCATGACGCAGGAGATTGACCGCTGCCGCGCGGCGCTCAAGGAGGCGTCGGCGGGGGAGACAGTCGTCGTCATCTCGAGCGGCGATGCCGGCATCTATGGGATGGCAGGGCTTGTCCTCGAACTCCTCGTGAAGATGGATGAGGCGGAGCGCCCCGAATTCGGCGGCGTCATTCCGGGGGTCTCGGCGATGAGCGCGGCGGCGGGTCTCCTTGGTGCGCCCATCATGCACGACTTCGTTGTCATCAGTCTCTCGGATCTGCTCACGCCGTGGGAGATCATTCAGGAGCGTGCGGAGCTCGCGGCAAAGGGGGATTTCGTCACGGCACTCTACAATCCGCGCAGCAATAAGCGCGTGGGGCAGATCAACGCCGTGCAGGAGATCTTCCTGCGCCATCGTGCACCGGAGACGCCCGTCGGCATTGTGACGGGTGCGAGCCGCGCAAATGAGTCAACGCTGATCTCTACGCTCGGTGTGTTTACGAAGGAGGACATCAATATGTTCTCACTCGTCATCATCGGCAACTCGAAGACGCGCACGGTGGGCGACTGGATGATTACACCGCGCGGCTATCAGAAACGGGAGCCGGGGCTTTGA
- a CDS encoding cobalt-precorrin 5A hydrolase → MRTALFALTVGGAALADRLACAVEGGVTVHLPERLRGSVVSTEHDIVYFERLADVMREAFTRYDALVCVMATGIVVRMIAPYVENKLYDPAVLVFDEAGRHGISLLSGHIGGANELTRNLCAAVGADPVITTATDVTGMLAPDAIAARLALRPVPKSAIQVLNTALLEGKEIAYYIASDLPHAAFYEAQLRAEDVQARLFRGAIPPVGADEYRVIITAADDLPQENAPRTLYLVPRRLIAGVGCRAGIPEAKILRALTEACGMIGREPSDIDLLASTTVKRDEAGLLAAAETLGREIRFFPNEVLAAMIEQYGLKESDFVRQTIGVGNVSEAAALCAAGKAGGRMALGKTSFGKVTVALLWEK, encoded by the coding sequence ATGAGAACAGCGCTCTTTGCGCTCACTGTGGGCGGTGCGGCTCTCGCAGACCGCCTCGCGTGCGCTGTGGAGGGCGGTGTGACGGTGCATCTGCCCGAGCGTCTGCGCGGCAGTGTTGTTTCGACGGAGCATGACATCGTGTATTTTGAACGCCTCGCAGATGTCATGCGTGAAGCGTTCACACGCTATGATGCACTCGTCTGCGTGATGGCGACGGGTATTGTCGTGCGCATGATTGCGCCCTATGTGGAAAATAAATTATACGATCCCGCCGTCCTCGTCTTTGACGAGGCGGGGCGGCACGGCATCAGCCTCCTCTCGGGGCATATCGGCGGCGCGAATGAACTCACGCGAAACCTCTGCGCGGCGGTGGGCGCAGACCCCGTCATTACGACGGCAACGGATGTGACGGGCATGCTTGCACCCGATGCGATTGCCGCGCGGCTTGCGCTGCGCCCCGTGCCAAAATCGGCGATACAGGTGCTCAATACGGCGCTGCTCGAGGGCAAGGAAATCGCGTATTACATTGCGAGCGATTTGCCCCATGCTGCATTCTACGAGGCGCAGCTGCGCGCAGAGGACGTGCAGGCGCGTCTCTTTCGCGGTGCTATACCGCCCGTGGGTGCGGATGAGTACCGCGTCATTATCACGGCAGCGGATGACCTCCCGCAGGAAAACGCTCCGCGCACCCTGTATCTCGTGCCGCGCCGCCTCATTGCGGGTGTCGGCTGCCGTGCGGGTATCCCCGAGGCGAAGATCCTGCGTGCGCTGACCGAGGCGTGCGGCATGATCGGCCGCGAGCCGTCTGACATCGATCTCCTCGCGAGCACGACGGTCAAGCGCGATGAGGCGGGGCTGCTTGCGGCGGCGGAGACGCTCGGACGGGAGATACGCTTCTTTCCGAACGAGGTGCTTGCGGCAATGATTGAACAATACGGGTTAAAGGAGTCCGATTTTGTCCGACAGACGATCGGCGTCGGGAATGTATCCGAAGCGGCGGCGCTCTGTGCGGCAGGTAAAGCAGGCGGGCGCATGGCGCTCGGGAAAACATCATTTGGGAAAGTGACGGTGGCACTCTTATGGGAAAAATAA
- the cobM gene encoding precorrin-4 C(11)-methyltransferase: MIHIVGAGPGDPELITVKGSRYLAEADVVIYAGSLVNPALLDYCKEGAEIHNSAHMTLDEVVEVIAQAEADGKMTVRLHTGDPAIYGAIQEQMDAWEKRGFDYDVVPGVSSFLGTAAALRQEYTLPGISQTVIITRNEGRTPVPEREKLRSLAAHHATMCIFLSIAMIEEVAAELIAGGYEETTPIAIVQRATWPEQKILRGTLATIAEQVKAEDIDRTAMIVVGDCLNTEYELSQLYAPQFSHMFRDAKA; encoded by the coding sequence ATGATCCATATTGTTGGTGCGGGTCCCGGTGATCCCGAACTTATCACGGTGAAGGGCTCACGCTATCTTGCGGAGGCAGATGTCGTCATCTATGCGGGCTCGCTCGTCAATCCCGCGCTGCTCGACTACTGTAAGGAAGGGGCGGAGATCCACAACTCGGCGCATATGACGCTGGACGAGGTGGTGGAGGTCATCGCCCAGGCGGAAGCCGACGGAAAGATGACCGTGCGCCTCCATACGGGCGATCCCGCGATCTACGGCGCAATACAGGAGCAGATGGACGCATGGGAGAAGCGCGGCTTCGACTATGATGTTGTGCCGGGCGTGAGTTCTTTCCTCGGGACGGCGGCGGCACTGCGGCAGGAGTATACGCTGCCCGGCATCTCGCAGACGGTCATCATCACGCGCAACGAGGGGCGTACGCCCGTGCCGGAGCGCGAGAAGCTGCGCAGCCTTGCGGCACATCATGCGACGATGTGCATCTTCCTCTCGATTGCGATGATCGAGGAGGTTGCGGCGGAGCTGATCGCGGGCGGCTACGAGGAGACCACGCCGATTGCCATTGTGCAGCGTGCGACATGGCCGGAGCAGAAGATTCTGCGCGGCACGCTCGCGACGATTGCGGAGCAGGTAAAGGCGGAGGATATCGACCGCACGGCGATGATCGTGGTCGGGGACTGCCTCAATACAGAATATGAGCTTTCGCAGCTCTACGCACCGCAGTTCTCACACATGTTCAGGGACGCGAAAGCATGA